One Leisingera sp. M658 genomic window carries:
- a CDS encoding sulfite exporter TauE/SafE family protein, whose amino-acid sequence MTALFSLLSPAELAAAFGIALLAGTVKGLVGFAMPMIFISGLSLFLAPDLALAGLILPTLVTNGMQALRQGPDAAMASIRKFRVFLLIGLVCLLLSAQSVRLLPQQALLLVIGLPVTVFACIQLMGKTFTITYPSRRSEAMVGGIAGLIGGVSGVWGPPTVAYLTALNTEKTEQIRVQGVIYGLGAVALLVAHIGSGVMRIETAPFSLVLIVPAVAGMWIGGLLHDRIDQVLFRRATLVVLLIAGVNLLRRGLLM is encoded by the coding sequence ATGACTGCATTGTTTTCACTCCTTTCCCCGGCAGAGCTGGCAGCGGCTTTTGGCATCGCGCTGCTGGCAGGCACCGTCAAAGGCCTGGTTGGTTTTGCCATGCCGATGATTTTTATTTCCGGTCTCAGCTTGTTCCTGGCTCCGGATCTGGCTTTGGCGGGGCTGATTCTGCCGACCCTGGTGACAAACGGCATGCAGGCGCTGCGCCAGGGGCCGGACGCGGCGATGGCCTCGATCCGCAAGTTCCGGGTATTCCTGCTGATAGGTCTCGTTTGCCTGCTGCTGAGCGCCCAATCAGTGCGGCTGCTGCCGCAGCAGGCGCTGCTTTTGGTGATTGGCCTGCCGGTTACGGTCTTTGCCTGTATCCAGCTGATGGGCAAGACATTCACCATCACCTATCCCTCCCGCCGCAGCGAGGCCATGGTGGGCGGCATCGCCGGGCTGATTGGCGGTGTCTCCGGAGTTTGGGGGCCGCCGACGGTCGCCTACCTGACCGCATTGAATACTGAAAAAACAGAGCAGATCCGGGTGCAAGGAGTGATCTATGGCCTTGGCGCGGTGGCGCTTCTGGTCGCACATATTGGATCCGGCGTGATGCGGATTGAAACTGCGCCCTTCTCGCTGGTGCTGATTGTGCCGGCAGTGGCAGGCATGTGGATCGGCGGTCTGTTGCATGACCGGATCGATCAGGTGCTGTTCCGCCGCGCAACACTTGTGGTTCTGCTGATTGCGGGGGTGAACCTGCTGCGCCGCGGCTTGCTGATGTGA
- a CDS encoding cation diffusion facilitator family transporter, whose product MHQRLSAGQLATGSILIALAVMGLKTAAWVMTGSVALLSDALESLVNIGGAVMAWFAVRYAQRPPDAGHPFGHHKAEYFSAVAEGILIVIAALVIVHEAVNALGRPAAAEWGTAGMVVNAMAMGVNLAWARVLLRAGRRLHSPALSAGGRHLMSDVWTSAGVLLGLVLALASGWAVLDPLLALLVAVNILREGWLVIAASVNGLMDTAAPEGERAEVEEIIHSSAAGALQVHGLKTRRAGRALFVECHMVVNGSMTVQEAHDICDRVEGALRKAFPDAQPVIHVEPETKLEPAGITPR is encoded by the coding sequence ATGCATCAACGGCTAAGTGCCGGGCAGCTGGCTACAGGCTCTATCCTGATCGCGCTGGCGGTTATGGGGCTGAAGACGGCGGCATGGGTGATGACAGGCTCAGTTGCGCTGCTGTCTGATGCGCTGGAGTCGCTGGTGAATATCGGCGGCGCAGTGATGGCCTGGTTTGCTGTGCGCTACGCCCAGCGGCCGCCGGATGCGGGCCACCCTTTTGGCCATCATAAGGCTGAATACTTCTCTGCCGTGGCCGAAGGCATCCTGATTGTCATCGCCGCTTTGGTCATCGTGCATGAAGCCGTGAATGCCTTGGGCCGGCCTGCCGCCGCCGAGTGGGGCACGGCGGGCATGGTGGTCAATGCCATGGCAATGGGCGTGAACCTGGCCTGGGCGCGGGTGCTGTTACGAGCAGGCAGGCGGCTGCATTCACCGGCGCTGTCTGCCGGCGGGCGGCACCTGATGAGCGACGTCTGGACGTCGGCAGGGGTGTTGCTGGGCCTGGTGCTGGCACTGGCCAGCGGCTGGGCTGTGCTTGACCCGCTGCTGGCGCTGTTGGTTGCGGTCAATATCCTGCGCGAAGGCTGGCTGGTGATTGCCGCATCGGTGAACGGGCTGATGGACACCGCCGCCCCCGAAGGAGAACGTGCGGAGGTCGAGGAAATCATCCACAGTTCGGCCGCCGGAGCGTTGCAGGTGCATGGCCTCAAGACCCGCCGCGCAGGCCGGGCGCTGTTTGTGGAGTGCCACATGGTTGTCAACGGCAGCATGACTGTCCAGGAAGCGCATGACATCTGCGACCGGGTGGAAGGCGCGTTGCGCAAGGCCTTTCCGGACGCGCAGCCGGTGATTCACGTGGAGCCTGAGACCAAGCTGGAACCTGCCGGGATCACGCCGCGCTGA
- the dgt gene encoding dGTP triphosphohydrolase translates to MAMEWNRLLNPGRLCRPDYPEAPGREAYLQDYDRILFSEPFRRLAQKTQVHPLYSHDHVHHRMIHSMETCSVGRSLGSGVGQALLAADRITPDQVLRIAGHVQAACLLHDIGNPPFGHSGEDSIGGWFAVQFRAKQGLAAQVPADRQAEFAHFEGNAQGLRIAGRLEMARREGGMRLSYATLGAFLKYPCTRQVRDAACGDGPAPYAGLKKFGVFASDTALLEEICTATGMIREDTGWYRRHPLAFLVEAADDICYRIMDIEDAGAVGDLDRAGVAAVLEDITGKRNREEDAAMPLNDRVALLRALSIGAATSAAVQAFMDNYDAIMSGEFDGDLIGASAKADAFAELQRLSVERIFAARRKTELEVAGRQVLHRLLDQFHGLYADLAACDWDQDQLGEKHTHWKQLIRAVDLDLRGVEDPYTAMHSLADFVSGMTDRYAVKVRDMVSGSLNI, encoded by the coding sequence ATGGCGATGGAGTGGAACAGACTGCTGAATCCGGGGCGGCTGTGCCGGCCGGATTACCCTGAAGCGCCGGGGCGCGAGGCCTATTTGCAGGACTATGACCGCATTTTATTCTCCGAACCCTTCCGCCGTCTGGCCCAGAAGACCCAGGTGCATCCGCTCTACAGCCACGACCATGTGCATCACCGGATGATTCACAGCATGGAGACCTGCAGCGTCGGGCGTTCTTTGGGTTCCGGCGTCGGTCAGGCGCTGCTGGCAGCAGATCGCATCACTCCGGATCAGGTTCTGCGCATAGCCGGCCACGTGCAGGCCGCCTGCCTGCTGCATGACATCGGCAACCCGCCCTTCGGCCATTCCGGCGAGGACAGCATCGGCGGCTGGTTCGCCGTGCAGTTCCGCGCGAAACAGGGGCTGGCAGCACAGGTGCCTGCGGACCGGCAGGCCGAATTCGCGCATTTCGAGGGCAACGCCCAGGGCTTGCGCATCGCCGGGCGGCTGGAAATGGCCCGGCGCGAGGGCGGCATGCGGCTCAGCTATGCAACGCTGGGTGCCTTTTTGAAGTACCCCTGCACCCGCCAGGTGCGGGACGCGGCCTGCGGCGATGGCCCGGCGCCCTATGCGGGCCTCAAGAAATTCGGTGTTTTTGCCTCTGACACTGCACTGCTTGAAGAAATCTGCACGGCCACCGGCATGATCCGCGAAGACACAGGCTGGTACCGCCGCCATCCGCTCGCCTTCCTGGTCGAGGCCGCGGATGACATCTGCTACCGGATCATGGATATCGAGGACGCAGGCGCGGTCGGCGACCTGGATCGCGCCGGCGTGGCCGCGGTGCTCGAGGACATCACAGGCAAGCGCAACCGTGAGGAAGACGCGGCCATGCCGTTGAATGACCGGGTCGCCTTGCTGCGCGCCTTGTCAATCGGCGCTGCCACCAGCGCGGCAGTGCAGGCGTTCATGGACAATTATGACGCCATCATGAGCGGCGAATTCGACGGCGATCTGATTGGCGCTTCCGCCAAGGCAGACGCGTTCGCCGAGCTGCAGCGATTGTCGGTGGAGCGGATCTTTGCCGCGCGCCGCAAAACCGAACTTGAAGTGGCAGGCCGCCAGGTGCTGCATCGTCTTCTCGACCAGTTTCACGGGCTTTATGCCGATCTCGCTGCTTGTGATTGGGATCAGGATCAGCTGGGCGAAAAGCACACTCATTGGAAGCAGCTGATCCGCGCCGTGGATTTGGATTTGCGCGGCGTGGAAGACCCCTACACGGCGATGCACTCGCTTGCCGACTTCGTTTCCGGCATGACCGACCGTTACGCGGTCAAGGTCCGGGACATGGTTTCAGGCAGTCTGAATATTTGA
- a CDS encoding phosphoenolpyruvate carboxykinase: MTSGRVNPQFRLEDQGIEGLGNVFYNFMEPALIEAALKRSEGTLGNGGAFLVTTGKFTGRSPKDKHVVKSDSVRDTIWWDNNAAMSPEGFDALYTDMLEHMKGKDYYVQDLVGGADPAHAINVRMVTELAWHNLFIRTMLRRPDREDLDDFIADFTVINCPSFQADPKKHDCRSETVIAMNFDRKMILIGGTEYAGENKKSVFTLLNYLLPDKGIMPMHCSANHAKGNPVDTAVFFGLSGTGKTTLSADPDRVLIGDDEHGWADNGTFNFEGGCYAKTINLNAEAEPEIYATTSKFGTVIENMVFDPETKELDFNDDSLTANMRCAYPLHYISNASDSARGGHPKNIIMLTCDAFGVLPPISRLTPAQAMYHFLSGFTSKVAGTERGVTEPEPTFSTCFGAPFMPRRPEVYGNLLREKIAQHGATCWLVNTGWTGGAYGTGSRMPIKATRALLTAALDGSLANVEFRKDANFGFDVPVDVPGVPEMLLDPRRTWDDKGAYDAQAAKLVQMFSDNFEQYLPFIDEDVKAAAIG, encoded by the coding sequence ATGACATCTGGACGGGTTAACCCGCAATTCCGCCTCGAGGATCAGGGCATCGAGGGTCTGGGCAATGTCTTCTACAACTTCATGGAGCCCGCGCTGATCGAAGCCGCGCTGAAGCGCAGCGAAGGCACGCTGGGCAATGGCGGCGCCTTCCTTGTGACCACCGGAAAATTCACCGGCCGCTCGCCCAAAGATAAACACGTCGTCAAGTCGGACAGCGTCCGCGACACCATCTGGTGGGACAACAATGCAGCGATGAGCCCGGAAGGCTTTGACGCGCTTTACACCGACATGCTGGAGCATATGAAGGGCAAGGACTATTACGTCCAGGATCTGGTCGGCGGTGCTGACCCGGCCCATGCCATCAATGTCCGCATGGTGACCGAACTGGCCTGGCACAACCTGTTCATCCGCACCATGCTGCGCCGTCCGGACCGCGAAGACCTGGATGACTTCATCGCAGACTTCACGGTCATCAACTGCCCTAGCTTCCAGGCCGACCCCAAGAAGCATGATTGCCGCTCTGAGACCGTCATTGCGATGAACTTCGACCGCAAGATGATCCTGATCGGCGGCACCGAATACGCAGGCGAGAACAAGAAATCCGTCTTTACCCTGCTGAACTACCTGCTGCCGGACAAAGGCATCATGCCGATGCACTGCTCGGCCAATCACGCCAAGGGCAACCCGGTCGACACCGCCGTGTTCTTCGGCCTGTCGGGCACCGGCAAGACCACCCTGTCCGCCGACCCGGACCGGGTGCTGATCGGCGATGACGAACATGGCTGGGCCGACAACGGCACCTTCAACTTTGAAGGCGGCTGCTATGCCAAGACCATCAACCTGAATGCCGAGGCAGAGCCGGAAATCTATGCCACCACCTCCAAGTTCGGCACCGTGATCGAGAACATGGTGTTTGATCCGGAGACCAAGGAGCTGGACTTCAACGACGACAGCCTGACCGCCAACATGCGCTGTGCCTATCCGCTGCATTACATCTCCAATGCCTCGGACAGCGCCCGCGGCGGCCACCCGAAAAACATCATTATGCTGACCTGCGATGCCTTCGGCGTTCTGCCTCCGATCTCGCGGCTGACCCCGGCGCAGGCAATGTACCACTTCCTGTCGGGCTTCACCTCCAAGGTGGCCGGCACCGAGCGCGGCGTGACCGAACCGGAACCAACCTTCTCGACCTGCTTCGGTGCCCCCTTCATGCCGCGCCGCCCGGAAGTTTACGGCAACCTGCTGCGCGAAAAGATCGCCCAGCACGGCGCGACCTGCTGGCTGGTGAACACCGGCTGGACCGGTGGCGCCTATGGCACCGGCAGCCGGATGCCGATCAAGGCAACCCGCGCCCTGCTGACCGCAGCGCTGGACGGTTCGCTGGCCAATGTCGAATTCCGCAAGGATGCCAACTTTGGCTTCGACGTGCCGGTCGACGTGCCGGGCGTTCCTGAGATGCTGCTGGACCCGCGCCGCACCTGGGACGACAAAGGTGCCTATGACGCGCAGGCAGCCAAGCTGGTGCAGATGTTCTCCGACAACTTTGAGCAGTACCTGCCGTTCATCGACGAGGACGTGAAGGCCGCCGCGATCGGCTGA
- a CDS encoding response regulator transcription factor, translating to MSKIALVDDDRNILTSVSMTLEAEGFEVETYNDGQAALDAFNKKLPDMAVLDIKMPRMDGMDLLQRLRQKSQMPVIFLTSKDDEIDEVLGLRMGADDYVKKPFSQRLLVERIRSLLRRQEAINSDAAGTASPETKVMERGNLRMDPLRHAVSWKGNDVSLTVTEFLLLQALAQRPGFVKSRDQLMDVAYDDQVYVDDRTIDSHIKRLRKKMRTADTDFAAIETLYGIGYRYNEE from the coding sequence ATGTCAAAAATTGCATTGGTAGATGATGACAGGAACATCCTGACATCCGTTTCCATGACGCTTGAGGCCGAAGGCTTTGAGGTGGAAACCTACAACGACGGCCAGGCGGCGCTGGACGCATTCAACAAGAAGCTGCCGGACATGGCCGTGCTGGATATCAAAATGCCGCGGATGGACGGCATGGACCTGTTGCAGCGGCTGCGGCAGAAATCCCAGATGCCGGTGATCTTCCTCACCTCCAAAGATGATGAGATCGACGAGGTCCTGGGCCTGCGCATGGGCGCTGACGATTATGTTAAGAAGCCGTTCTCGCAGCGCCTTCTGGTCGAACGGATCCGGTCGCTGCTGCGCCGCCAGGAGGCGATCAACAGCGACGCCGCCGGAACCGCCTCGCCCGAAACCAAGGTAATGGAACGCGGCAATCTGCGGATGGACCCGCTGCGCCATGCGGTCAGCTGGAAGGGCAATGATGTGTCGCTGACTGTGACCGAATTCCTGTTGCTGCAGGCGCTGGCCCAGCGGCCGGGTTTTGTCAAAAGCCGGGACCAGCTGATGGATGTGGCCTATGATGATCAGGTCTATGTGGACGACCGGACCATTGACAGCCACATCAAGCGCTTGCGCAAGAAAATGCGCACGGCAGACACGGATTTTGCGGCAATCGAAACGCTTTATGGAATCGGTTACCGTTATAACGAAGAATAA